The proteins below come from a single Mya arenaria isolate MELC-2E11 chromosome 8, ASM2691426v1 genomic window:
- the LOC128244424 gene encoding neuromedin-K receptor-like translates to MNAGLWLYLTVLSVFVVFAIFSNALVIYCVVRFKKLRSVTNALICNLAVSDILLAGFVMPQRLHDITHVEDFFEGDVLCKMVNFTPVLIITTSIYTLVCVSFERKRAIQETHKQQMTFAALYKIVPSLWLFGLLISLPTLLEYRVNHILVDEGNSTRIGLSCDSSHMEFSYSMTNAIFLVTVAYIVPVIIMFKNYIEVANFVWKKSKQIQAATRAGKVHYQLFQHRIKVVKLLVVVATIFALSWLPFFITLLYAKITNNDSSADASGFLNLFLLAMATFSTAYNVILYIVYNPSFNKAIKQVFHIRSGVSPELNNMATVQGTRSEPMPENSRVDEGQGKGVHIAHKNSGEDC, encoded by the exons ATGAATGCAGGGTTATGGTTATACTTGACTGTTTTAAGTGTCTTTGTGGTTTTTGCGATTTTTAGCAACGCATTAGTGATATACTGTGTGGTCCGCTTCAAGAAGCTGCGGAGCGTTACTAACGCGCTGATATGTAATCTGGCTGTGAGCGACATTCTCCTCGCTGGTTTTGTGATGCCACAACGCCTGCATGACATCACGCACGTGGAAGATTTTTTTGaag GGGATGTTTTGTGCAAGATGGTCAACTTCACTCCTGTTTTAATTATTACCACATCCATCTACACGCTAGTGTGCGTATCTTTTGAGAGAAAAAGGGCGATTCAAGAGACACATAAGCAGCAGATGACGTTTGCCGCTCTGTACAAAATCGTCCCTTCCCTGTGGCTGTTCGGTCTCCTCATATCACTTCCTACACTTCTTGAGTACCGGGTGAACCACATCTTAGTTGACGAAGGGAACAGTACACGGATTGGGTTATCCTGTGACAGTTCACATATGGAGTTTAGTTATTCAATGACGAATGCGATATTTTTAGTCACGGTAGCTTACATTGTCCCTGTAATCATTATGTTTAAGAATTATATAGAAGTGGCAAATTTTGTATGGAAGAAAAGCAAACAGATTCAGGCAGCCACGAGAGCCGGAAAGGTGCACTACCAGCTGTTTCAGCACAGAATCAAAGTCGTGAAATTGTTGGTCGTCGTTGCAACGATATTTGCGTTGTCATGGCTACCATTCTTCATTACGCTTCTATACGCG AAAATCACGAACAACGACTCGAGCGCAGACGCAAGCGGTTTCCTCAACCTGTTTCTGCTCGCCATGGCGACGTTCAGCACGGCATACAACGTCATCCTTTATATTGTGTACAACCCGAGCTTCAACAAGGCGATCAAACAG GTGTTCCATATCCGATCAGGGGTGAGCCCAGAATTAAACAACATGGCTACGGTACAGGGAACAAGATCTGAACCCATGCCAGAAAACTCTCGTGTGGATGAGGGTCAAGGAAAGGGCGTACATATAGCTCACAAAAACTCCGGCGAGGATTGTTAA